The genomic region TAACTGAGTTTAACCAAGCTTAATGGTATTACATGCACTGGGGATGTCAGTTTCTGCATCCTTCATTAAGGTCTGTGTAGCATTTCACACATGAATCAGTGATAGAAAAATTCAAGAGCAGAAACTTATGAAAACCGCCGGGTTTGGTGACTAAAAGGAGACCTGCTGGCTGCACCAGGGTCTGTCTTGAGTGGTGAACATAAATGTGACTTGACTTAGATAAAAATGTATAGCTTGTTGAGAGCAAGGACCATGAACTAGTTTTGTATCTTTCTCATACTAAGTGCTCAGTGAAGTTTTGTTGAATAAGCTAAGaaatgtatgtgcacacacaaacacatagagAAGTCTTCCTTAGTAATGAAATTAAGGTAAAAGTAAAACTTATGAAAGGGGATGACATTTAACACCAGCCTTGTGTGTCAACAAAAAgaacatttctctctttctttcattcaggTGGCAGGAATAGTTGATACAAAAATTAACAATTAATACAACCATTTGCTGAGCACCTGTGATGTGCTAGGTGCCTTGTCTGCATTTTCTCTTATCTTTACAACAATCTTTGAGGACTATCTTTTCCCAGAggagagactgaggctcagaaagaatAGTTAACCTGGTCAAGATCATACAACTAATGTGTTGACAGAATGCTTACTGCTCAATATCTGACCTCTAGAATCAACCCATTGCCACGGaagaaaagtcaaagaaattcaagaagaagCAACAGGGGAAGCGCAGGAGCCAGGGTGAAATTACAAAGGAGCGAGAAGATGAATGTTTCAGCTGTGGGGATGCTGGCCAGCTTGTCTCCTGTAAGAAGCCGGGCTGCCCAAAAGTTTACCATGCAGACTGTCTCAATCTAACCAAGCGACCAGCAGGTTGGTGCCAAAACCTGTTAAGAGTGCTTCTTCTCTGCCAGGATTCTCAGAGCCCTTGGTCTTCTTCCTATGCATAGGGTTCAGGGAATATGGGTCCATTTTCTCATTCTGGAAATAAATGGCAACAAAGGCTTAGAACTCTTGATTATAGAGAATAGAAACTCCCTTGCTCTGTGTCAAGTACTTTATTTACATTTCTGTTACATTATTTTATCCTCCTAGCAACCCATAAGACGAGACCTTTTCACCTTCCCATgatgcagataaggaaactgagaatcAAGTTTGGTGAGATAACTTATCTCATTAGAGCATATAGATGGAGGAGCTGGATTGAAAGCCAAGTTTtctgacctcatggtcactaaaTCATGTTCCCTTTCTAAATAAAGAGAAGTTGAGACAGAGTGGAGCTTGGGTAATTCTAGTCAGTGAGGAATGGACTGATGCCCCCTTAGACCCCTTCAGTATACTCCCCTCTGAAGGATATGCAGCTGTGTCCATTAACATGTGAGAAAGCTGTTTAGGCAGATGTGGTACTCAGGTATTGATGGTTAGAAAAGTCACTAACCTTTGTGTGATGCTTTGGAGTTAGAGGATTTTTGGAATTTGGACTTTTCATCTATTTTAAATTGCAAAGGTGAGAACCTGGTAGGAAGACATTCTGAGTGAGGAGAGTATATACATCACTAGTGGCCTGCTTCCTGGAATTGGAGAACAGCTTTGGGGTGGGTGTGAGAGGAGGTTGTCCCTGAATTAACTTTCCTTCAATGTGTGGTTGCCAGGGTAATGCAATAATAGAAACTGGAGTAGTGTGAGGGGAAGGGCATAACATTGACCTGACAGTGCCAGAAAGTGGAAATGGGAATTGTTTCAGAATCAGTTACTTAGGGTCGCAGCTGGGACAGGCTGTGATAGAACTGATCCTGCCTAGGAGCCACAAGCAACGTCTAGCATAGGTTATTTGGAAGGAGCCACGTGGAACTGCCCATGACAGAGATTGGGCTATCAATAAATGGAGGCAATAGCACCTTAGCTTTGGGTCTTTTCCACTGAGTCTGTGTGAACAACACAGGATAAAGTTTGTGCAGATTCAAGACTTAACATTGAGCAAATGTATTTCTGCTTCCATTTTTCCACATTTGTATATCTGCTCCCTCTTCCTACCTATAACCAAATATGCAAGAGTTTAAATAGCTGAGATTTTCTCCCTAgagttaaatatttaaagactGTATAAGGAGTctttaaatatgcaaaaatatgaaagtaaTATCCTCACATTCTACCTAAGGGtagctttgggttttttttccttgttagaaatacaaataagaaattaccttttcttttatatttagttGATACTTAGTTGCTACTTGATATTTGGGTGTTATTTTTATATGTGGTTATGCAGAAGAGGAAGCTGAGATCCTGGGGCCTGAACTCAGCACGAGCTCTTTGCAGAACACAGCAGTTTGAAATCACTCCTTTGACCTGGTTCCGGAGCCATGGCTCATCTCATGTGTATGTCTTGTTTTTTTAAGCTCTTGTTTCACGTCTGTGTTTTCAGGGAAATGGGAGTGTCCTTGGCATCAGTGTGACATCTGTGGGAAGGAAGCAGCCTCCTTCTGTGAAATGTGTCCCAGCTCCTTTTGCAAGCAGCATCGGGAAGGGATGCTCTTCATCTCCAAACTGGATGGGCGTCTGTCTTGTACTGAGCATGACCCCTGTGGGCCTAACCCTCTGGAACCTGGGGAGATACGTGAGTATGTGCCTCCCTCAGTACCACTGCCTCCAGGCCCAAGCACTCACCTGGCAGAACAATCATCAGGAGTAGCTGCTCAGGGGCCCAAGATGTTGGACAAGCCGCCTGCTGAAACCAACCAGACATTGACGCTGTCCAAAAAAGCGCTGGCAGGGACTTGTCAGAGGACACCACTGCCTGAAAGACCTGACAGAACTGACTCTAGGCCTCAGCCTGCAGATAGGGTCAGGGCCCTTGCTGGGCCAGGGACCAAGCCCCAATCCTTGCTATCCAGCCAGAAGTTACTGGATAGGCCACCTGCAGTGGCAGGACCAAGACCCCAACTATCTGACAAATCCTCTCCAGTGACCAACCCAAGCTCCTCACCCTCAGTCAGGTATCAACCACTGGAAAGACCTCTGGGGACAGCTGACCCACGGCTGGATAAATCCATAGGTGCTGCCAGCCCAAGGCCCCAGTCCCTGGAGAAAACCCCAGTCCCTCCTGTCCTGAGGCTTCCACCACCAGACAGACTGCTAGTCACTAGCAGCCCCAAAACCCAGACTCCAGACAGGTCTCCAGACAAATCCCATACATCTTTGTCCCAGAGATACCCACCTCCTGAAAAAGTGTTGTCAGCTGTGGTCCAGACCCTGGTAGCTAAAGAAAAAGCACTGAGGCCCGTGGACCAGAATACCCAGTCAAAAAATAGAGCTGCTTTGGTGATGGATCTCATAGACTTGACTTCTCGCCAGAAGGACCGGGCAGCTTCTCCTCACGAGGTCGCAGCACAAGCTGATGAGAAGATGCCAGTGTTGGAGTCCAGCTCGTGGCCTGCCAGCAAAGGTCTGGGGCAGATGCCGCGAGCTGTTGAGAGAGGCAGTGTGTCAGATCCTGTCCTTCAGCCTTCTGGAAAAGCCGTGGCCCCCCTGGAGCACTCCTGGCAAGCTGTTAAATCACTCACCCATGCCAGACTTCTTTCTCAGTCCCCTGCCAAGGCTTTTTTATATGAGCCAGCAACTCAGGCCTTAGGAAGAGCACCTGCAGGGGCTGAGCAGATCCCGGGAACTCCCAGCCAGGCATTGGGCCTGGTGAAGCAGGTGAAGCAGATCACTGGAGGCCAGCAACTACCTGGACTTGGTGCCAAGAGTGGGCAGTCCTTCAGGCCTCTTGGGAAGGCCCCATCTTCCCTCTCCACTGACGAGAAGAAGTTAACAACCACAGAGCAGAGTCCGTGGGCCCTGGGAAAGACCTCACCAGGGCCAGGGCTCTGGCCCATGGTGGCTGGACAGACATTGGCACAGTCTTGCTGGTCCTCTGGGAGCACGCAGACATTGGCACAGACTTGCTGGTCTCTTGGAAGAGGGCAAGACCATAAACCAGAGCAAAATACATTTCCAGCTCTTCACCAGGCTCCTCCTAGTCACAAGTATGCAGAGTCAGAACAGAAATAATACCAGTAAAGGTCACATGACCAGACCAGCTATCCCCAGGGTCCTAGGGGGGGGGGATATCCCTCCCCCCTTAAAAAACTGACCCCCACACTTTtccactgtttttctttctttatattccaaCACTCAGAACTCTTGTGACAATAGCCAGTGGGGTCTCATGGTTGTGTGAACCATGTATGGAAGTCCAAGTGGGCCTCAGCCAAGGAGACAGACTTACGTCTCTTTCCCTCAACTTTTAAACATGGTCAACTTGAAATAAAAAGTCCACTCTGGAGTCAAGCATGGGATTCAATTCCACTGGGCAGGTTGGAAGGAAGAGGGGCTGTCAATGTTATTTCTCTAGTCCTGCAGAGCCCCACTGAGGGTACTTTATGAACCCTGGGGAGGAACTGATATCCAATCAATTCAGTTGTGATTTCTTGAGCATTCACATGTGCTAGGCCAGGTGCTAGTCACTGATAGGAGATACAGAGATAAATAAGACCTGATCCCTGTGAGCCTAACATGCCTGCCTGGTTTCCAGGTTGTTTTCAAGAACCTTTGACCAGGAAATAACTTGAACTTCTGAGGGGCCCTGGGGCTTCCAGACACATTTTGTAGTGTCCTTTGTGGCCCCAGATATGGTTGTGTTGAGTAAGGTTCTTCTGGtcaggtgtgcatgtgtgtgtgcatgcatgtacgCTCGTGCAAATGTCTACTGGCAGGAGGGGCTGTGCAGAAGCCAAGTGGCACTGTTGACTGGGCAGCCACTGCTGCTTCTGTCCGGGTGTGCATAGTGAAGATCTAGATTTGGCAAAACAGCTGGTTGGGCTGGGCTCTACAAGGACGTAGCTTTCCCACAGTGTAAGAAGGCAATTGGCAAGCTAACCTTTCTTTTTTacctattttcttccttttgcatCAATCCTCCCATGCCTGTCCCCTAAATACTCAGGTGCTTACAGATTTTAGAGTCTCGGGCCATTGACCTGAGGAATCTCTGGCAAGCTCTGGGCTAGATCCACCACCAGCTCAGGGAGGATGCCAGATCCTGATGGAAAATTACTTCTCTTCTGATCTTTTGCTCTCTTCCCCAATGGAGGGAGTCTTCTTCACTAGTGGATTCTACCACCCTGTCCCTGAGAATTGTGCTCTGTGTTGAGAGCTGCCTGCTGACTCAGTTCAAAGGCAACCGTAATCCTTCCTTTATGACTGGCAAGATGTGGTATTTAGAGAAATCTCCAGTCTGAGAGTTGACTCATAACTGCTGATTATCTGTTACTGCTGCCCGGAGCTGGGGCTCAAGGGCTGGGAAATCTGTTGGTGCTACCCTGCCCTACCATTCACCCAAGCTCACTGACTGCCAACAGGAAGTGCTGTTTGGCCAGTTCCTTCACATTCACTCATGCCTCTTTTGTCCTTAGACCAAATGTGTTTACCTCCTTGCTTTGCCAACTTCGCCAGCAGCTTTAGCCAACCAGGCCATCTGGCTCAAATGTCTCCTGGCCATTCTGTGTCAGTTATGGCTTCTATACCCTCAATAGGATTCTGTATTTTGTCCCAGTTTCTTCCTAAGGTCCTATTGAGGTTACTCCGATCACTCTTAAGGAGAGAACAATAGTCGTTATAGAAGCATTTGCGCtttatataaagattaaaaaaagactttgcttttatttcccaaAGTCAGTCTCTGGGGTTGAGACACTTGAACTCAGGCAGAGGCAcaaggctgggcagggctgccccGAGGTTAGGGGCCTTGCATCTCACTTAACCCTCGGAATCTCCTTTGTAAATTCCACCTGCCTAGTTCACCCCTTTCGTCCTGTTTCTCTTCCCACATCATCAGAGATGAAAGCTCTTTGTTCAAATGGAAGAGAAAACAcagcatcttattttaaaaaaaaatttaaaccatggaaaagatatttttaaagaaatccacCCAGAATGTTAGAGTTCATTATATTAAGTATTTATCATGTGtgagaataataagtatataactGCCAATAGTAGGTCTTTTTCCCTAATCTCTTAGGTTGTATGAGTAGGGTTTGCTTGGTGCCAGTCCTGTGCCCTTTTCTCTCCTATCATCTGTagttgtgatcagaaaaagtatCCACACTGCACTGTCAGAATCTCCTTTCACTAGGTTGTGTTCCTTGTTTCATGAAATAAactgtgaattttttttgtgGTGGGGGTTGTGCAGGCTATGTAAACTTTGTTAAGTGGAGAAGTTTGATCCTGAAGTAGCTTCTCTGAAGTAGGCTTTGGAAGCTAACTGACTTGACAGCCACTCTAGAGATGTCTCACAGAACTGGAGGCAGTGAGGGAAAGGTGTGCcactttgtggttttgttttggtcCTTTCCATTTTCCACCACTCCCTGTAAACTTCCTTCCAGACCTTCCTGGGAGAACAATTCAGAGCTATGCTGGGGGTAGGGCTAAGAGGCAGTTCTTTATCTAAATGAAGTGCCAGGCTTTCTTGAGGGCCATTGAAAGACTGTCAGGTTGAGTGGAAACTAGAAATTCATCTATAAGGCTCACTAATGGTGGTATCTTCTTAATCTAGATTGTTAACATCTTAACATGAAAACAGTCGCTGTAAATTAGAATGAGAATCAGAACTGTTGAGAAGTGAGACTCTTGCATGATGGTGGGGAGGGTATGGCCTTGCCAGCTAGCCCTTGGGGACACTCCTGGAGCTTGTACTGAGAACTTTTCTCCAGGGTGTGAGAATTGGCAGTTAAAAGGTaatcttttctcttaaaaattccTGACCTTTTTGTGGGATGGTATTTTTGGTATTTGGCTAAGTGCTTGGAAATTGGGATCTCACAAGTCTGCCTATAAGTGGGCTCCCCAGGAAGCCTTTCCCAGGGGGAATCCATAACTTCCACAGCTAGCTAGAGAACAGGTACCTCTCCTAGCCcattaagtcagaaaaaaaaattatggaaacttAAATTCAAAGCCTCATTTGCTTCTCCTACTGAAGCCAACCCATTCTCATAGTAAAACATTTGTCACTGCTACAAAGCAtccaaatttttaaatgtctgaagTTACTGAGTTTGAGGTGATTTAAATCACTGTGTTGATGCTCTTCTGAACAATTACCAAATCTACATCTTTGGCATTGATGAAAATAACTGTATTTATATCCTCTACGCCACACCACAGTCTTGGCACGAAGTGCATCAGTGATTCTTTTGCAGGTTTGGCAGCATCTACTCACTGGAGCTGGACTCCCAGGTCACCTTGTGAGAACACAGTGGCAGGAAGTCTGGTCTGGGCAGCTTCCCCTGTGGAGAGGAATTAGGAGAGCACGAAATGTGGGTGGATTTTGACCTCATCTCCTATAAAGTGTGTTTTCTCATAAGTCTTTGCGGGGGGGTATATTATCATCATCTGACCAGGAGGTCAGAGTGGCCCAGTGCTGTAACCTCTTTGAGATTGTGGCAGGACAGGAGCTGCCACAAGCCCCTTTCCTACTAAATAATGATTGGGCTGTTCCTTGTGTTAGACATTCCAGATCATTTAGAGCTAGGTAGCCACTGCATGGAACTTTCATTGGCTGTGGCCAGTTAGCTCTCAGCTGAGCTTCCTAGGGCCAGAGGTTGCTATAGTATAAATTGAAATAAGAATACGTAATTGCtttgtacacacacaaaaaatgtaacGGTGCTAATTTCCTGGTATAATAAGCACTGCCAAGGGTTGAGACTGGTGACTTGAGAAATCTaggttcctggggggggggggggggggcagattttATGTAGAACAGTTTCTTTTGAGGCTCTGttaagagaaggagagagcagagcctcAGTGAAGACTACCGACCCTGGAGTGGTCTAGAGGTGGAAGAGTTGCTGTGTCCAAGGGTGCCATTGAGTTTCTCAGGGCTGGTGTCACCTTGTCCATAGCCTCCATCCACACTGCCTGGAACAGGGTGGGAAAGAGCTCCAGGTGCAAGGTTTCCCTCGGTTACCTTCCGCCCCTCTCTACCTTTCCTTCTCCTGTGGGAACACCTCTATTGCTTATGAAGATTAAGGGTAGTATTTCTTAGGGAAGTGGAAAGTTTAATCAGAAATCCACAGCCTAGGAAGAAATATTTCCTACCAACATAAGCAAAAAACAGCACATTAAATTCTTAAGTGGTCCTGTTTTTCCCATGGTTTTCCAAACATCAGGCCATTAAGGGGCTTCTGGGGTAACACTCTGGAAGTCAAGCAAAGCTTTGTGGACAGGAGGTGAACCCAGGGAGTAGGAGCAGAAATGAATGATTTTGGTGCTTCAGACATCCACAGGAAAGGCAGAGAACAGGTAGTCAGTCCGCAGGTCTGAGGTGGGTGCTGCCTGTGTGTGCATATAGGTGAGTGTGTAGAGATGGGTGAGTGCAGCACGCAGGAGCTCATGGGAGAGATTTCTAAGTCTTGGCAAAGAAACAAGCTGACAATAGAGATctagctttatatttttaaaaaaggggcaTCAGGAGATCAGCTAAGGTCCATCACCTTTTTTTTGCTCCTCACCCCATAGATTGTCAGCTGTAAGTGAAACTCCTAGTGGAAAAGAGGGGAGCCCTGTGCTAGGAGTTCCCATAAACATGTActgtaattctttgtatatagaaaaaaattactgtaaaGTAAAGTTTAACTTTACTCTTATGGCCCTTGCCCTGTGTTGTGTTTTGTTGTCCATGGGGAGATGTAGTCCAACAGGAGGGAGGATGGGTTTGGGGTGAGAGCAAACGCCAGCCCCTGAGCCAGTTCCTGGGTGGGGACACAGTGGAGTTGAGCTCTTCCTCCAAGCACCTCATGGGAGAGGTGTGGATTTCCTCTCAGTAGTCATTAGGTGCCTGAATGTCTTTCTTTTGGGAGTGGCTGGTGTTTTTTCAGGCCCCTTTACAGGAAGCTTTCATCACCCATGAAGTAAGGGTATTTTGAggaattggtttttaaaaaggaagtagaaCCAAAGGACTTCCTGAGTATGAGTCTGACCATCTTGGCCAAGTTTTTAGTCTTTCAGAGGCAGGTGCTAGGCATTGCAGAGGACCTGACCTAGGGCAGGGAAGTAGAGGCAAAGGAGCCAAGCCTCTATACTGGAAAAGATTGCTAATACATCCTTTTGATTGAACAGGAAGTGTCAGCCCTGTTTACAGATAACATCAGATTCTCCAGCAATATTTGGACCTCCAAGGCCCAGAAAATACACTTCGGTAACCTCCTCTGCTGATAGTAGTCCTCAACTGCCTGTCCCTTCAGCAAAAAAGGTCTCTGGGGAAGATGAGCATTTATGTCCTCGAGTTACTTTTCACTTATGATCTCACAGTCCTGAACCTTATCTGAGTTAGATCCCAATCTGGATCCAAAAGGCCTGTCTTGCAGAACCTATGATTTTTCTACCATTAAAACACATTGTAGGATGCTGATGGGAAGCTTAAGATCTAGATGTGACAGATTTGGTTGAATCAGCCAGTCTGAGATAAAAGTGCTTGCTCCTTTGATCTCTGGACACCACTTAAGTGCCTGCCTTACTCTTTTCAGCACCAAGAAGGAATTGTGAGCTTTGCACTGTCCCAACCCCAGCCTCTCACCCTACTAAAAATACACGCAAGGGcccttttgtttctccattatcTCATTGCAACCCTGGGGTGAAGTTAACTTGGTTTCCAAAGGAAAATTAGGGCTGGGAGGAGCCATAATATAGGAAGTGAGGCCAGCCAGGTGGCCAGAGAAAGAACTTGGTGTCCTTGACACCCAATCTATAAGCAGGGAAAGGGGCTGAGTGTGATTCACAgtgcaattattttatttacaaatcagAAGCCACTTAAATAATCTGCAGACAGAAGTGCTGTCCAGGGCAGAAGCCTGGAGTCCAAATCAGCCCTTACCCTCCTAATGCCCATCAGTCAGCCCAGTGCTGCATCTGTTCCATGGGCCAGCCCAGGCAGGTGCCACCTCTACTGCCGTGGGAACTTGAGTAGCTCAAGTTTGATCACCCAAGCCCAGACGAGAGTTAGATCCAGGCTCTCCGGGAATTTATTGAATTCCCTCAGGCCAAAGGAATGGTGATTCAGTGATGACAACAGCTGTAGAAGTAGGGGTTTGCCTTCTGGTCCAGGTCCACGCCCTTGTCTTCTGTCAAAAAGAGAGGTGGCAGCTCAGCACCGTCCTGTTAGGGTCAGGTAACATGAAGGGAGCTAGATGCTGAGGGCCTAGGGAAGTCTCCAGACAGGCTAAGGAAGTACATACACACCTGTCATCACCTGGAAGGCAGCCACACCGACGTAATCCTCTGCCACTTTCTGGAAGAGCTCGTCTGGCAGGAAAAAGGACAATCAGTGAGGGCCCAATGCCAGTAGTCCTGGGATCACCCAGAGAGACAGTCCTCCAGGCTCTTTGCTTCCTCTGGTGCCACTGCCTGTTCCTGCTGTGAGGCCCAGAACAGCACTCACCCACACTCTGGCCTGTCTTGCTGGATGTTTCAAAGAGCTGAGCTTTGATATCTGTAAAGAAAAGTGACTAAAGCTTCATATCTGAGAATCGGGTAGACACAGACAAAGGGGAAATTCAGCAGTTCAGGGGCTCTTCTGGACCCCCACAGGTTCAGGGAGGCCAGAAAGCTTTCCCAGGGGACATTGCCAAGGCAGTCACTATTTTCTGTGACCCACCCAAGCAGCCacttccctcccccatccccagggAGCTGAGGAGCAGCTACTATCTGCATAGTCCTGGACATCGTGGAAGTCCACACGTCGACGTCGCCTGTCCTCCTCCAGCAGGTCACTCTTGGTGCCGCACAGGTAGATCTGACAGCTCTGAAGCAGAAGACAAGGTCAGGGTCACCCACACAGATCACCAGAGTCCCAGCCCCTGGTCTAGCTACCTACCTCCTCTAGGTTGCGCAGTTCCTTCACCCAGAACTTTGCCCGCTCAAAGCTACTGCTGTCCGTGAGGTCTTGGTATGGGTCACGCAGGAAACACCAAGCGTCAGTGTCTATTCTCTAAGACAAGCCTGGCACCCACCCCTTCTTGTTTGAGGAAAAGGCCAGAACCAGCGTCCCACACCCCTTACCATAGCAGACGATGGCAGCCTTGGCGCCCCGATAGTAGATTCGGCTCATAGCCTCGTAGCGCTCAGAGCCTGCTGTGTCCTGAAGAGCAGGGGGAAGCTCAGCCCTTACCTAAGTTACTGAGCTTATACATTCTCCAGACCCCCACTGTTAAACTGGGGACTAGAGAAGAGAAATGGTTTCTTTAAGGCCACAAGTCCGACAGGAATAAACAGGACTAGACCTCAGGAATGGGTTTTCCCAGCAATACCTGCCCAGGGGACTTACCCAAATACCCAAAGTCACCGTCCGGTCTCCGACAGACATCACTTTGGCCACGAAGGCGGCCCCGATGGTCTGCAACCAGGGGTAAGCGATCAAGATCGCAGGTGCGGGCTAGCCCTCTCCCACCCGTGCCGAGCCCCGCGAGGCGCACTCACGTTCTGATAGGGCCCCACCAGGAAGCGGTCGTGTACGTATCGCTCCACCAGACTCGTCTTGCCCACGTACTCCTTGCCCAGCATCACCACCTTGACGTCCACGCGCTGCCCGCTCATGATCTCAGGGCCGCCTTGCCCGCGTCAGACTGCTGAGCCCCAGGGCTAGGTAAACCCGGATCTCCGCTCGGGCAGGCAGCGGCCAAGCCTCAGTCCCTACAACTCGAGACACTAGGTCGGAGTCGAGCTAAAAAGCAGCACCTCGCCTTTCCCCGCTCTTCGGCCCCGGGCGCTGATCCTCCTTCCAAgagcccagggcccagggaggcCTGGGAACACGCGGGGCAGCGCCCTCAACGGCACTGTACGCCGGCGCCCAGCTCGCTCAACACCCGGCTCAGGCGCCGCTCCAGCTCGGATTTCCCACCGAACTTGGGGTCCCCTCCAACCCCGCTTGTCTCATAGCTCCCCGACTCCTGCTGGGAGAGAAGGTAGAGGGCAAGGGGGCGGGACCATGGGTCACGTGCACAGGCGCCGGAAGTGGTGCTACTGCGAGTCTGCGCCGGAAGTGGTGGGTGGCGGGACAACTTCTCATGGCGGCGGCAGCTGGTGGGGCGCGGAACCGTGGTGACTGAGCTGCGTGCCTGGCGGGCGTGCGCCAAGTCCCGGCCTGGCCTCCGCGTGCCCCC from Saccopteryx leptura isolate mSacLep1 chromosome 6, mSacLep1_pri_phased_curated, whole genome shotgun sequence harbors:
- the RAB24 gene encoding ras-related protein Rab-24 isoform X1 — protein: MSGQRVDVKVVMLGKEYVGKTSLVERYVHDRFLVGPYQNTIGAAFVAKVMSVGDRTVTLGIWDTAGSERYEAMSRIYYRGAKAAIVCYDLTDSSSFERAKFWVKELRNLEESCQIYLCGTKSDLLEEDRRRRRVDFHDVQDYADNIKAQLFETSSKTGQSVDELFQKVAEDYVGVAAFQVMTEDKGVDLDQKANPYFYSCCHH
- the RAB24 gene encoding ras-related protein Rab-24 isoform X3, with the protein product MSGQRVDVKVVMLGKEYVGKTSLVERYVHDRFLVGPYQNTIGAAFVAKVMSVGDRTVTLGIWDTAGSERYEAMSRIYYRGAKAAIVCYDLTDSSSFERAKFWVKELRNLEESCQIYLCGTKSDLLEEDRRRRRVDFHDVQDYADNIKAQLFETSSKTGQSVDELFQKVAEDYVGVAAFQVMTGRC
- the RAB24 gene encoding ras-related protein Rab-24 isoform X2, with the protein product MSGQRVDVKVVMLGKEYVGKTSLVERYVHDRFLVGPYQNTIGAAFVAKVMSVGDRTVTLGIWDTAGSERYEAMSRIYYRGAKAAIVCYDLTDSSSFERAKFWVKELRNLEESCQIYLCGTKSDLLEEDRRRRRVDFHDVQDYADNIKAQLFETSSKTGQSVDELFQKVAEDYVGVAAFQVMTDKGVDLDQKANPYFYSCCHH
- the NSD1 gene encoding histone-lysine N-methyltransferase, H3 lysine-36 specific isoform X6, producing MTHRMAASPKETIDEGIENDHGMPASKKLQGERGGGAALKENVCQNCEKLGELLLCEAQCCGAFHLECLGLTEMPRGKFICNECRTGIHTCFVCKQSGEDVKRCLLPLCGKFYHEECVQKYPPTVMQNKGFRCSLHICITCHAANPASVSASKGRLMRCVRCPVAYHANDFCLAAGSKILASNSIICPNHFTPRRGCRNHEHVNVSWCFVCSEGGSLLCCDSCPAAFHRECLNIDIPEGNWYCNDCKAGKKPHYREIVWVKVGRYRWWPAEICHPRAVPSNIDKMRHDVGEFPVLFFGSNDYLWTHQARVFPYMEGDVSSKDKMGKGVDGTYKKALQEAAARFEELKAQKELRQLQEDRKNDKKPPPYKHIKVNRPIGRVQIFTADLSEIPRCNCKATDENPCGIDSECINRMLLYECHPTVCPAGGRCQNQCFTKRQYPDVEIFRTLQRGWGLRTKTDIKKGEFVNEYVGELIDEEECRARIRYAQEHDITNFYMLTLDKDRIIDAGPKGNYARFMNHCCQPNCETQKWSVNGDTRVGLFALSDIKAGTELTFNYNLECLGNGKTVCKCGAPNCSGFLGVRPKNQPIATEEKSKKFKKKQQGKRRSQGEITKEREDECFSCGDAGQLVSCKKPGCPKVYHADCLNLTKRPAGKWECPWHQCDICGKEAASFCEMCPSSFCKQHREGMLFISKLDGRLSCTEHDPCGPNPLEPGEIREYVPPSVPLPPGPSTHLAEQSSGVAAQGPKMLDKPPAETNQTLTLSKKALAGTCQRTPLPERPDRTDSRPQPADRVRALAGPGTKPQSLLSSQKLLDRPPAVAGPRPQLSDKSSPVTNPSSSPSVRYQPLERPLGTADPRLDKSIGAASPRPQSLEKTPVPPVLRLPPPDRLLVTSSPKTQTPDRSPDKSHTSLSQRYPPPEKVLSAVVQTLVAKEKALRPVDQNTQSKNRAALVMDLIDLTSRQKDRAASPHEVAAQADEKMPVLESSSWPASKGLGQMPRAVERGSVSDPVLQPSGKAVAPLEHSWQAVKSLTHARLLSQSPAKAFLYEPATQALGRAPAGAEQIPGTPSQALGLVKQVKQITGGQQLPGLGAKSGQSFRPLGKAPSSLSTDEKKLTTTEQSPWALGKTSPGPGLWPMVAGQTLAQSCWSSGSTQTLAQTCWSLGRGQDHKPEQNTFPALHQAPPSHKYAESEQK